In the Halorussus salinus genome, CGACGCGCCGACCGGCACGGCCGACGAGTCCGCGACCGAACCCGAGGACCACACCGTCGAGGACGCGGAGGACGCCGCGGAGCTACAGGACGACATCGGCACCGACGAACCGCCGACCGTCGAGGACGAGCAGGCGACCTCGACCGACGACGAGTTCGCGCCCGAGACCGGCGACGACAGCGAGGGGCCGGACATCGGCACCGCGGGCGCTGGCGACGAGATGTACGAGTTCGACGACGAGGAGCGCGAACAGGTCGAAGCGGAGTACGGACTGGAGTTCTCCTCGGGCTCGGAAGTCGAGAGTCCCGAGGAGTCCGACCTTGACGCACCCGACCCCGAGGCCGGACTCGATAACGAAGCCGAACCCGAGGCGGGAACCGACGAGAGCGACGGCGACGACCTCGGCGACTTCGGGGGCGGCTCCGACGAGGAACCCGCGTCCGACACGCCGGACGCTGACGCCGCCGACTCGACCGACGACGGCGGTGTAGGCGCGGCCGACGAGACGCCGACCGAGACGGCCGACGCCGCGGTGGAGACCGACTCGGCCGACGACGGCGAGCAGGAAGCGCCCGCGAACCTCGAAGACACCGTGATGACCGAGATGCGCGAGTTGAACGACGGCGACGGCGTGGAACGCGAGACGCTACTGGCCGCGGTCGTGCAGGACTACGACGTGACGCCCGCCGACGTGGACGACGCTCTCGAAGCCGCGCTGATGGCGGGCCGGTGCTACGAGTCCGGCGAGGACACCCTCAAGCCCATCTGATGAGCCTCGTGGAGCCGGTCCCCGGCGACCCGGCCGCGGTCGCCGAGTTGGGCGGCGAGCGCGCGCTGGTCGTCGCGGACTTCCACGCGGGCGTCGAGCAGGCGCTTCGCGCCGATGGCGTCTCCATCGACAGCCGCGCGGGCGAGCGCCGCGACCGCCTCCTCGCGCTCGTGGCCCGGACCGACGCCGAGCGCGTCGTCTTCTTGGGCGACCTGATGCACGCCATCGGCGACCCCGGCGGCGCGGAGCGCGGCGAAATCGAGGTCCTCCTCGAACGCCTCGCCGACCGCGGCGTGGCCGCGACGCTGGTCAAGGGCAACCACGACGGCGCGATAGAGTCGTGGGCCGACCTCGACGTGACCGACGGTGCGGGCGTCCGACTCGGCGACGTGGGCTTCGCCCACGGCCACACGTGGCCCGCGCCCGAGGTGCTGGACGGCGAAGTCGTCTGCGTCGGCCACGAACACCCCGCGGTCCGACTCGAAGACGAGGTGGGCGGGAGCCGCGCCGAGCGCGTCTGGCTCCGCGGGTCGCTCGCTCCCGAGGCGTTCGCCGACCGCGAGGGCGCGGTTCGCCCCGGCGCGGAGTTGGTCGTCTTCCCCGCCTTCAACGACCTCGTGGGCAAGACGTGGGTCAACGTTCCGGGACAGGAGTTTCTGGCTCCCTTCCTGCCCGCCGGGTTGGCCGACGGACAGGCGTATCTCCTCGACGGGACGCGACTCGGAAGATACCGGGACGTGTAGCGCACTCGGCGGCCGATTTTCGATTCGTCACACCGTTCGCTCGGTCGCCTCCTGCACCGCGGCGACGAGTTCGTCCGGGCGCGACGAACCCACGACCAGCGACTTCCCGCCGGTCCGCTCGAACCGGACGCCGCTGTTGCCCCGGACCGTGTAGGCCGTCCCGCTCGGCGTCCAGCGCAGGCCCCAACCGCCGTAGCGCAGGGGGCTGTAGCCCGTCTCCTGCACGTCAGCGAGGTCCGCGAAGGGGACGCGCTTGGCCGACCGGTGGAGCGGCGCGAACTTCACGTAGAGGCCGTCGTCGCGGACCTCCGTGTCGAGGCGCGCGACCCGGAAGAACAGCGCGGCCGCGCCGACGGCGGCGAGTCGGCGGACGGTCTCGCCGAGGCTTCGCTTCCCGCGCACGAGGGCCACGAGGTCCGCGAACGTCCGGAGCGCGAGCAGGCCCCAGAGCCACGGCTGGTCGAACCGCTGGGTCTCCCGAAAGTGGACTTCGGTCTCCATGCGACGACTTCGACGTTCGCGGAGAAAAGGCTTCGCCGGAGGAGGCCGCCCCGCCGAACGACGGAGCGTCCCCGGAGGAGGGTTAGCGAACCAGCACGTCGTCTTCCAGCGCGGCGACCTCCGACATGATGTCGTCTCTCGCGTCGTCCGATACGTCGAACTCCCGGAGCGCGGCGTCGAGGTGGGTGGCGATGGCCTCGAAGTGTTGGGGTTCGAGTCCCAGTCCCTCGTGGGCCGCGCGCATCTCCTCGCCGTCGTACTCGACCGGTCCGCCAGCGACCGCGCTCAGGAACTGCGTCTGGTGGGCGCGCTGGGCCGCCATGTCCACGTCGTCGAAGAAGTGCGCGACCGACTCGTCGGCCAGCACGCGCTCGTAGAACTCGTCCACGATGTTCGAAATCTGTTCGTCGCCGCCTAACCGATGGTAGAGGGTATCTCCTGAAGACATCCGTGTTCGTCGTGGCCGCCAGAGGGCGACCCTGCGATAGTCGTGACTCGATTCCCGGTCGGAAAGCGACCGGCGCGAACGGACATCAACGCGTCAGAAATAAAGTTATTTTCCCGAATACGTTCGGCGGACGCTACTCACTTCTTGGCGACGTAGTGCGTGTCGCGCTCGAAGAACCGGGCGACGCTCTCCCGCTCGCCGACCACGTCGAGGAGGGTGAACCCGCACTTCCGAAGCTGGAGCCACTGGTGGAGCGGGTTCGAGAGGTAGACCTCCAGTTCGCCCAGCGGCACCGTCTCGAACTTGTATCTGGAGAACAGGCGGGCGTGGTTCTTGGGCTTCTTGTAGAAGTCGCCCACGTCGCCGACCGCCCGCCGGAAGTCGCCAGCCGATAGCGGCACCAGCGGCGACCAGTTGTTGTGCGACGAGAACGCGACGATGCCCGAGGGTTTCAACACGCGGTAGAGTTCCCGGAGCGCGGCCACGCGCTCGGTCTTCGGCAGGAGGTAGTCGAGACCGTAGTACGAGAAGACGGCGTAGTCGAACGACGCCGACTCGAAGTCGGTGTCCCGCACGTCGCCGACGTGAAACTCCACGTCCGGGAACAGCGACCGGGCCTTCTCGACCAGCGGTTCGCTCACGTCGATGCCGGTCACGTCGAAGCCCCGGTCGGCGAGCAGCGACGAGACGCGCCCGACGCCGCATCCAACGTCCAGCACGGACCCCTCCGCGTCGCCGAAGTATCGCTCGACTATCTTCTCTTCCTGCGGGAACAGCGTCGGGTTTCGGATTCGCTCGGTGTAGAGTTCGACGGCCTCCTCGGTCGTGAACACGCCGTCGCTCGTCGCGCTCCCGTCGGTACTCCGCTCGGAGTTCATTTGTACCTCATTCCGGTTCAAAGACAGGGCAGTATATTATAAACTCAGCGGCCGGAACAACCCTCGAAGTCGACTTCTCGAATTTCGAAGGCAACGTGCTTATGACCCTCTAACCGCTAAAAACGACCAATGAGCGACCACCGGGCCGCGGGTTCTGCGGCCTTCGCGCAACTCGGCGAGGAGGTGCGGGCGGCGCTCTCGGAGCGCGGGTTCTCGACCCCGACCGAGCCACAGCGTCGGGCCATCCCGCCGCTCGCTCGGGGCGACCACGCGCTGGTCGTCGCGCCGACCGGGACCGGCAAGACCGAGACGGCGATGTTGCCCGTCCTCGACGCCATCGCTCGGAACCAGACCGAGAACGGGCCGCGGTTCGGCATCTCGGCGCTGTACGTCACGCCACTGCGCGCGCTGAACCGCGACATGCGCCAGCGACTGGAGTGGTGGGGCGAGGAGTTGAATCTGGACGTGGACGTGCGCCACGGCGACACCACCGACTACCAGCGCCAGAAGCAGGCCAACGACCCGCCCGACGTGCTGGTCACGACGCCCGAGACCCTGCAAGCGATGCTCACCGGGTCGAAACTCCGGGAGGCACTCGAAGACGTGCATCACGTCGTCGTGGACGAGGTCCACGAACTCGCCAGCGCGAAGCGCGGCGCGCAGTTGACCGTCGGACTCGAACGCCTGCGCGAGTTGGCGGGCGACTTCCAGCGAATCGGCCTCTCGGCGACGGTCGGCGACCCGGCAGAAGTCGGGCGATTTCTGACCGGACGCGCGGCCGACGACGGAGGCGACGGTGACGACGGCGACGCCGAGGAGTGCGAAATCGTGGAGGTGGACGTGGGGAGCAAAGTCGAGTTCGAGGTCCGGGAACCCGAGATAACCGACGAGGACGAGCGTCTGGCGGGCGAACTCGTCACTGACGAGTCGGTCGCCAGCCACGTCCGGGCGATTCTGGAGGTCGTGGCGGCCAACGACTCGACGCTGATATTCGTCAACACGCGTCAGACCGCCGAAGCCCTCGGTTCGCGCTTCAAGAAATTGGACGCGAACGTCGGGGTCCACCACGGGTCGCTGTCGAAGGAGGCCCGCATCGACGTGGAGGACCGGTTCAAGGCCGGGGAACTGGACGCGCTTCTCTGTACCTCCTCGATGGAATTGGGCATCGACGTGGGCCGCATCGACCACGTGGTCCAGTATTCGAGTCCCCGCGAGGTCGCGCGCCTCCTCCAGCGGGTCGGGCGCGCGGGCCACCGGAGCGAGGAGGTCTCCCACGGCACCATCATCACCAAGCACCCCGACGACACCCTCGAAGCGCTGGCCATCGCGCGCCGGGCCAAGCAGGGCGACGTGGAGGCCGCCGAGATTCACGACGGGAGCCTCGACACCGTGGCCAACCAGATAGTGGGTCTCGTCATGGACTTCGGCGAGCTGTCGGCGATGCGGGCCTACGACATCGTGACCCGCGCGTATCCCTTCCGGGACCTGTCCGAATCGGAGTTCAAGGAGGTCTGCCGCGAACTGAAGAGCAACCGACTCGTCTGGCTGGACGAACAGCACGACCAATTGGAGAAGTCCAGCAAGACGTGGCAGTACTTCTACGCCAACCTGTCGATGATTCCCGACGAACAGAAGTACACCGTCGAGGACATCGCGTCGGGGTCGCAGGTCGGGACGCTGGACGAGCGGTTCGTCGTCAACTTCGCCCAACCCGGCGAAATCTTCGTCCAGCGTGGCGAGATGTGGCGGATTACGGAGGTCGAGGACGACGAGGAGACCGTCAAGGTCTCGCCCATCGAGGACCCCGGCGGCGAGATTCCCTCGTGGGTCGGCCAAGAGATTCCGGTGCCCTACGACGTGGCCCAAGAGGTCGGCGAGATGCGCGCCGTCGCCGGTCCGCAGTTCGAGCGCGGTGCGCCCCGCGAGGGCGTCGCCCGCGAGTTCACGAACCGCTACCCGACCGACGAGTACACCGCCAGCGAAGCCCTCTCGCAACTCGACCGCCACGCCGAGACCGAGGCCCCGCTCCCGACCGCGGACCGAATCGTGGTCGAACACGCCGCTAACACCGTGGTCGTCAACTCCTGTTTCGGCCACAAGGTCAACGAGACGCTCGGCCGGGTCCTCTCGTCGCTGGTGGGCCAGCGCACCGGTTCGTCGGTCGGCCTCGAAGTGGACCCCTACCGCATCGAGTTGGACGTACCCGCGAAGGTCAACGGACAGGAAGTCGCGGGGGTCCTCCGAGAGACCGACCCCGGCCACGTCGAGGCCATCATCGAGTTGAGCCTCAAGCACTCCGACACCCTCAAGTTCAAGCTCTCGCAAGTCGCCGCGAAGTTCGGCGCGCTCCGCACGTGGGAGGGAAACAGCGCCGGTGGACCGCAAATCTCCCGACTGATGGCCGCGCTCGAAGGCACGCCGATGTACGACGAGGCGGTCCGCGAGGTGTTCCACGACGACCTCGCGGTCGAGGCCGCCGCCGACGTTCTGCGGCGGATTCGAGAGAAGGAGATCGAGGTCGTGACCACGGGTGGGCGCACCCCGGTCGGGTCGGGCGGGCGCTCGTCGGGCCGGGAACTCCTCGCGCCGGAGAACGCCGACGCCAGCGTCATCCAGACCGTCAAAGACCGCATCCGGGACGACGAGGTCATCCTGTTCTGTCTCCACTGCGAGGAGTACCGGCGCAAGAAACCGGTCCGGCGCGTCCGCGACCAGCCGAAGTGTCCCGAGTGCGACTCGACCAGAGTCGCCGCGCTGAACCCGTGGGCCGACGAGGTGGTCAAAGCGGTCCGTGCCCCCGAGAAGGACGACGAGCAGGAGAAGATGACCCGGCGAGCGCACAAGGCCGCGAACCTCGTCCAGAGCCACGGCAAGCAGGCCGTGATAGCCCTCGCGGCCCGCGGGGTCGGTCCCCGGAACGCCGCGCGCATCATCGCCAAACTGCGCGAGGACGAAGACGAGTTCTACCGCGACATTCTGGAACAGGAGCGTCAGTACGCCCGCACCCAGTCGTTCTGGGACTAACGAAACCGCTCCTTTCCGCGGCGTAACCACGATTGCACCGCGGCGTCGCGTCGATTCCGCTGCCGTAATCCTCGTTCCCCGAAATAGCCGCACGCTGCGGCAGAGAAACGGCCGATTCTCTATAACTCGGGACGTAGTGGCTTCTCTGGCATGACGGACGATAACTCACCACGACGGCGCGACCTGCTCAAGGCCGGAGCGACCGCGGGCCTCCTCGGGGTGGCGGGCCTCTCGCTGAACGGGGCCTCGGCCCAAGAGACGACGACCCAGCAGACGACGACACCGGCGGAGGGCGAGGGCGGTACGGGGGTCTTCAGTTTCAGCCTCGAAGACGGCGACCTGTTCCGGGTCCGGTTCCGGCCGCGAGACCCCTTCGGAGAACCGGCGACCGAGACGGTCCCGGCGGGATGTCTCGGCACCGAGCAGTCCGAGGAGTACCAACTGTTCATCGTCCGGGTGTTCCGAGGAGGGACCGACCTCGGCTTCCGGGGCCTGCTGGCACCCCAACAGGCGCTCGCCGAGGACCTGCTCCAGACGACGACTGCGGCAGGTGGGGAGACCACCGAGGCGGGCGGGATGACCGAAACCACCGAGGAGAGCGGGATGACCGAGACCACGCCCGCCGGTGAGACGACGACCCAAGCCGCCTTGCAGGACCAGACGACGACTGCGGCAGGTGGGGAGACCACGACCGCGGCGGGCCAGCAGACCACCGTCGCACCGGGCCAACTCCCCGAAATCCAACTCGGGGCGTGGTACCGGGTCGCCAGCGCGGACCCGTGCGACGGCCTGAATGCGCTCACCGTCGAGGCGAGCGACCCGCCCGAGACGACCGCGACGCCCTCTGGCGGCGAGACGACGACGGAGTAGCGACCGACTCCTCGGCGGGCTGATGGCTCGGCGAGCCGACCACCCGACGAGTCGATGCCTCGGTGACGCCTCTACCGGCCGAAAACCGCCAGTCGGCCGTGTCGCCTTTAGGCGTGGCTGGCGTCTGCTTGTCGCACATGGCTACTTCCCGGAGTCGGGTCAAGCGAGTCTTCGACGTTGCGCGCGACCGGAACGTCACGTTTCTGGCGGCGAGCGTCGCCTACTACGCGTTCGTCTCGCTGATTCCGCTGACGCTGTTGGTCATCGTCGTCGGGAGTGTCGTCGGCGGGCAGGCGTTCGCGGACTTCGTGGTCCAGCAGGTCGCGAGTTCGCTCTCTACGTCGGGCGAGCGCGTCCTCCAGCAGGCGCTGACGAGTTCGAGCGGCCGGACCGGCGCGGGCGTCGTCGGATTCGTCACGGTGGCGTGGAGCGCGCTCAAACTGTTCCGCGGACTCGACATCGCGTTCTCGGAGGCGTACGGCACCGAGCGCGACCCCTCGCTGGTCGAACAGTTGGTGGACGGCGCGGTCACTATCGGCCTCGTCGTCGTCGCGGTCGGTCTCGTCGCGGCGGTCGGCTACGCCCTGCGGACGCCCTCTCTCGCCGCGAACGTCCCGTTCAGGAATCTCGTCGGAAATATCGCGCTGGTCGGCGGACTCGTCGTCGCGTTCCTCCCGCTGTACTACGTCATGCCGCCGGTCGAGATGACCGTCCGGGAGGCGGTTCCCGGCGCGGTCGTCGCGGGAGTCGGCTGGGTCGTCCTCCACGCCGTCTTCCAGTTCTACCTCACGTACGCCGGGCAGTATCGGGCCTACGGCGTCATCGGCGCGGTGTTGCTGTTCTTGACGTGGCTCTATCTGGCGGGCGCTGTCGTCCTCGTCGGCGCGGTGGTGAACTCGGTGCTGGGCGGACGCATCCGGTTGTCGCGGTAGCCGCCCCGCCGCGTCTCCTCGCTCACTCTTGTCGCGTCCCTGCGCGCGCCCTCATCGCGTCTTCTCGGTCACTTCGACGGTCTCGTCCATGCTCTCGTGGACCACGACGACCGTCTCCGGGAGCGCGTTGTCGAAGGTCACGGTCGCCTCGTAGGGCACCTCGCCGATGCACTGGGTGCCGACGCCGGATTCGTCGGGTTCTTTCTCCACGACTCGGACGGTGAGCGTGCCGGTCTCTCGGTCGTAGCTGGCGGCCGCGAGTTCGAGGTCCGACCGAGGAGTCGGCGTCCTGACCGCGCCCTCGACCGCGGCCTCCTCGGCCTCGAAGGCGACGCTCGCGCTGTGGGTCTTCCCGCACTCGCCCTCGCCGACCGAGAGATCGCTGTCGGCGACTCGCGGGCCGGGACAGCCCATCGCGGTGGACATCGACATGGTCTCGACGCGACCGTCGGCCGTGACGCCCACGTCGGTTCCGGACTGGTTGCAGTCGAACCGGCTTCGCTCGATTTCGAACGTCGTCTCGTCGTCGGCGTCTGCGAGACCGACCGAGACGCTGTAGTCGGCGGGTTCGTTCAGCGCGAGTTCGAGGTACGCGTCGGCCGCGAACTCGGCGGTCCGGTCCACGAGGATGTCGGCACCCGTCGAGACTTGCAGGTCGATTCTCCGGGCTTCGTCGGCCGCGTTCCAGACGCGGACGCCGTACGCTCGGTTGTTGTCGGGGAAGGGGACCGACTCGCGGTCGCCGACCGCGACGGTCTCGAACGGTTCGTCGTCGTCGGACCGGACGCCCGAGAATCGCTCACGGGCCTCGGTCGTCGTTCGCTCGGTCGTCCCGTCCCCGGTCGTACCGGGACCGGAGCCGGTGCCGGAACTGCCGATACAGCCCGCGAGACCGGTTGCCGCCGCGAGCGCGCCGGTGCGACGGAGGAGTTGGCGTCGGTTCATACCTCGTCGTTCGAGAGCCAGTTCAAAGGACCTTCTGTAAGCTCAAATCGCTTTTTGACTTATCGGAGAGAAGAGTGAAATCACTACTCGACGAGGACGTAGTGTTCCGAGACCGTCACGTCGTAGCCCGCGTAGCGAAACGAGACTTCTATCTCCGCGGTCAACTCCTCGGTGCGCGTGAAGACGAACCCGCCCGCCGACGGCGCGGTTCCGGCGTCCACGAGCGCGTCCAGACTCTCCACGTCGAACCGGTCGCCCAGCGGCGGGAGCGCGTCCCGTTCCGCGTCTTCGGCGTTGGCGACCGCGGCGACGACCGCCTCGCTCGCGGTCTCGTCGTCCTCGATGAGACGACGGCGGCGGTACTCCTCGGAAGTCGGTTCGGGCCGAGGAGTTTCGGGGGTCAGTTCGGGAGACTCACCAGACATTCGTATGGTCAGTCTCTCTTACACTGTTTTAATTTCTATGAATAGTTACCTTAGAGGATAGATATTGGTTTACCGCCGTGAGAGCCGAAACAATTGGTCCGGCCTCCCCGGCCGCTATCGCGTCGTCGTGCGCCCTCCTCGCCGAGTTCGGCGACAAGTTTGGAGTGAATGCGCTACTGGGACCGAATCTTCGCGGGGAGCCACGACCCGACGAGTCCCGCGGTGCCCGTCGCCAACAGGAACAGCCACGCGCCGGTCGCTCCGAGACCGACTGCGACGACGGCCGACTGGACCGCCAGCGAGGGTTCGTAGCCGAGCGCGCTCCCGACCAGCGTCGTCCCCACGGCGGCGACCGCGAACGGCAGGCCGACGACGAGACCGACCGGAGCCAACGCGGCGTCGAGCCACCCCGGAAGCGTCGTCGCGGCCGACCCGACGACGTACGCCACTACCGCCGCGACGAGGAGCGCGAGGACCGCGAGCGTGCGGTCGGTCGGCCGGAACGCGACGCGGGCGAGCGCCGACCGGTCGGCGA is a window encoding:
- a CDS encoding metallophosphoesterase, giving the protein MSLVEPVPGDPAAVAELGGERALVVADFHAGVEQALRADGVSIDSRAGERRDRLLALVARTDAERVVFLGDLMHAIGDPGGAERGEIEVLLERLADRGVAATLVKGNHDGAIESWADLDVTDGAGVRLGDVGFAHGHTWPAPEVLDGEVVCVGHEHPAVRLEDEVGGSRAERVWLRGSLAPEAFADREGAVRPGAELVVFPAFNDLVGKTWVNVPGQEFLAPFLPAGLADGQAYLLDGTRLGRYRDV
- a CDS encoding DEAD/DEAH box helicase; this encodes MSDHRAAGSAAFAQLGEEVRAALSERGFSTPTEPQRRAIPPLARGDHALVVAPTGTGKTETAMLPVLDAIARNQTENGPRFGISALYVTPLRALNRDMRQRLEWWGEELNLDVDVRHGDTTDYQRQKQANDPPDVLVTTPETLQAMLTGSKLREALEDVHHVVVDEVHELASAKRGAQLTVGLERLRELAGDFQRIGLSATVGDPAEVGRFLTGRAADDGGDGDDGDAEECEIVEVDVGSKVEFEVREPEITDEDERLAGELVTDESVASHVRAILEVVAANDSTLIFVNTRQTAEALGSRFKKLDANVGVHHGSLSKEARIDVEDRFKAGELDALLCTSSMELGIDVGRIDHVVQYSSPREVARLLQRVGRAGHRSEEVSHGTIITKHPDDTLEALAIARRAKQGDVEAAEIHDGSLDTVANQIVGLVMDFGELSAMRAYDIVTRAYPFRDLSESEFKEVCRELKSNRLVWLDEQHDQLEKSSKTWQYFYANLSMIPDEQKYTVEDIASGSQVGTLDERFVVNFAQPGEIFVQRGEMWRITEVEDDEETVKVSPIEDPGGEIPSWVGQEIPVPYDVAQEVGEMRAVAGPQFERGAPREGVAREFTNRYPTDEYTASEALSQLDRHAETEAPLPTADRIVVEHAANTVVVNSCFGHKVNETLGRVLSSLVGQRTGSSVGLEVDPYRIELDVPAKVNGQEVAGVLRETDPGHVEAIIELSLKHSDTLKFKLSQVAAKFGALRTWEGNSAGGPQISRLMAALEGTPMYDEAVREVFHDDLAVEAAADVLRRIREKEIEVVTTGGRTPVGSGGRSSGRELLAPENADASVIQTVKDRIRDDEVILFCLHCEEYRRKKPVRRVRDQPKCPECDSTRVAALNPWADEVVKAVRAPEKDDEQEKMTRRAHKAANLVQSHGKQAVIALAARGVGPRNAARIIAKLREDEDEFYRDILEQERQYARTQSFWD
- a CDS encoding YihY/virulence factor BrkB family protein, with translation MATSRSRVKRVFDVARDRNVTFLAASVAYYAFVSLIPLTLLVIVVGSVVGGQAFADFVVQQVASSLSTSGERVLQQALTSSSGRTGAGVVGFVTVAWSALKLFRGLDIAFSEAYGTERDPSLVEQLVDGAVTIGLVVVAVGLVAAVGYALRTPSLAANVPFRNLVGNIALVGGLVVAFLPLYYVMPPVEMTVREAVPGAVVAGVGWVVLHAVFQFYLTYAGQYRAYGVIGAVLLFLTWLYLAGAVVLVGAVVNSVLGGRIRLSR
- a CDS encoding class I SAM-dependent methyltransferase, with amino-acid sequence MNSERSTDGSATSDGVFTTEEAVELYTERIRNPTLFPQEEKIVERYFGDAEGSVLDVGCGVGRVSSLLADRGFDVTGIDVSEPLVEKARSLFPDVEFHVGDVRDTDFESASFDYAVFSYYGLDYLLPKTERVAALRELYRVLKPSGIVAFSSHNNWSPLVPLSAGDFRRAVGDVGDFYKKPKNHARLFSRYKFETVPLGELEVYLSNPLHQWLQLRKCGFTLLDVVGERESVARFFERDTHYVAKK
- a CDS encoding DUF6141 family protein; translated protein: METEVHFRETQRFDQPWLWGLLALRTFADLVALVRGKRSLGETVRRLAAVGAAALFFRVARLDTEVRDDGLYVKFAPLHRSAKRVPFADLADVQETGYSPLRYGGWGLRWTPSGTAYTVRGNSGVRFERTGGKSLVVGSSRPDELVAAVQEATERTV
- a CDS encoding HalOD1 output domain-containing protein, which translates into the protein MSGESPELTPETPRPEPTSEEYRRRRLIEDDETASEAVVAAVANAEDAERDALPPLGDRFDVESLDALVDAGTAPSAGGFVFTRTEELTAEIEVSFRYAGYDVTVSEHYVLVE
- a CDS encoding group I truncated hemoglobin produces the protein MSSGDTLYHRLGGDEQISNIVDEFYERVLADESVAHFFDDVDMAAQRAHQTQFLSAVAGGPVEYDGEEMRAAHEGLGLEPQHFEAIATHLDAALREFDVSDDARDDIMSEVAALEDDVLVR